The Paenibacillus polymyxa M1 DNA segment TTTTCCAACTGCTGCAAACGATTGGCGGGGGAACAGGTGCGTTCCACTTCCTGATTCCGATACTGGCCGGATTTATCGCAATGAGCATTGGAGACCGCCCGGCACTGATGCCAGGTATGGTCGGTGGTCTGATGGCTGTAAACTCCAATGCAGGGTTCCTTGGCGGTCTGGCAGCTGGTTTCATGGCCGGTTATGTAGTTATCTTCCTGCGTAAAGCTTTGGCAGGTCTGCCGAAAGCTCTGGATGGTTTAAAACCAATCTTGTTATACCCTGTATTTGGACTCCTAATTTCAGGCGCGATTATGTTCTACCTGTTCGATCCGATTTTCGGTGGTATTAATACGTGGCTTGTCAATGTTCTGAACAATTTGGGAACAGGTAATGCGGTTATTTTGGGTCTGATTCTGGGCGGAATGATGTCGATCGACATGGGTGGACCTTTCAACAAAGCAGCTTACGCATTTTCGATCGGTGTCTTTACTTCCAGCGGTAACACAAACGGGGCTATGATGGCAGCTGTTATGGCAGGCGGTATGGTACCTCCACTGGCGATTGCACTAGCTTCGACGTTCTTCAAAAATAAGTTTACCGAGCAAGAGCGCAAATCTGGCTTGACGAACTATGTACTTGGATTGTCCTTCATTACGGAAGGAGCCATTCCATTCGCAGCTGCTGATCCTCTGCGTGTCCTGACCTCTTGTATTGTAGGTTCAGCGATTGCTGGTGGTCTGACGCAATTCTGGCAAATCAATCTTCCAGCTCCACATGGCGGGATTTTTGTAGCAGCTCTTGCCAACCATGCTTTGCTGTTCTTGCTTGCAGTGGCGATTGGCTCCGTGATTTCCGCGCTCATTCTGGGACTGTGGAAAAAAACAGTTGAAACGAAATAACGAGTATCATAAGAGTATAAAATAAAAGAGGAACCGAACTCCTCTTGGCCTTATCATAGCAAAACCGCTAAACACTCGTATAACGATGTGTTTAGCGGTTTTTTTATAGGATTTCAATATTTTCAGTTTCAATGGGAGTCATTTCCCACTGCTCTTTAACCAGCTGCATAAACAACCTTCGGGCCGAAGTCAGGTATTGGGGTTGCTGATTGTTTTGTAATAGTCCGATGGGAATATTCGGGTCTGTTAACTGGAGAGGGATGGTGACTAGGTCCTTCTGCAAAGGCATTGACGACAGAACCACTCCAACCGATGGAATCGTATTTACAAATGAGGGTATAGAGGAAATTTGACTGACGGAATAAAAAAACGGCATCGACGGGAAGCCGGAAAGCTCTTTCTCCAGTCGTAAATGGTACAAGCAGTTCTTCCCTCCGACGATAAGCGGGTACTCATACAGATCTTCGAGCTGAAGCCCATTTTTTGCCGCGAAGGGATGACTGCGGGACACGATAAAAGCAATTTGTTCGTGATATAAAGGTTCAAAATGTAAGGATGGTACCGAGTGAGGTTCCCCGGAAATTGCAAAATCCAGTGTGCCGTCCACCAAAGCTTTTGAGAGCGTATCCGTGTTTCCCACTGTAAAATGGCACGTAATATTCGGTTTATGCTTCCGAAATTGTCGTAGAATCAAAGGCAGTACGGTAGTAGCCACAGTTTCAATTACACCGATATGGAGCGTGCCAATCTCTTCTTTTTTCAGCGACCTCGCCTGATCCATTACAAAATTCCAATGCTGAATAAGTTCGTCAACCTCTTCGGCATATATTTTTCCTGAGGCGGTTAATTCTGCATCCCAGCCTCTTTTAAAAAGCTGAAATCCCAGCTCTTTCTCTAGCCTCTGAATTTGGTTCGTGACTGTAGACTGCGCGTAGTTTAATTTGGCGGCAGCCTTGGAGAAGGTTCCTTCTTCAATAATAGTACGAAACGTAGTTAACTCTTTCAGATCCATACAAACTCATCTCCATCGATAAAGTTGAATATATTTATGATTATTTTCAATTATACAGATGAATATAAGGAGAGTACAATCATCTTATCCCAACGGATAGGAGAGAATGAATATGCCCTTTGTACGAGTAGGCTATACGGAGCAACAATACACAGAGCAGGAGCTGCCTGGCATTAGCCGCTGTATTATGACTGCTTTGATCGAACATTTTCAGGTCCCGCCCAACGATTACTTTCAGGTTTTTCATGCC contains these protein-coding regions:
- a CDS encoding LysR family transcriptional regulator, with the protein product MDLKELTTFRTIIEEGTFSKAAAKLNYAQSTVTNQIQRLEKELGFQLFKRGWDAELTASGKIYAEEVDELIQHWNFVMDQARSLKKEEIGTLHIGVIETVATTVLPLILRQFRKHKPNITCHFTVGNTDTLSKALVDGTLDFAISGEPHSVPSLHFEPLYHEQIAFIVSRSHPFAAKNGLQLEDLYEYPLIVGGKNCLYHLRLEKELSGFPSMPFFYSVSQISSIPSFVNTIPSVGVVLSSMPLQKDLVTIPLQLTDPNIPIGLLQNNQQPQYLTSARRLFMQLVKEQWEMTPIETENIEIL